One region of Marivirga arenosa genomic DNA includes:
- a CDS encoding NAD(P)/FAD-dependent oxidoreductase, which produces MKVDYIIVGHGIASVSVVEHLKLHRKSFVVISENNPNSSSKVAAGLYNPITGRKMKKTWLAEQLFPYLESFYSNLEKSLNTKFLYDKAIYRPFLSLEDQNDWMGREDDATAFIKHTYTKSHFTNFIKDPFGGVLLKHSGFLDVKSMLEAHQQYLTSINAFIEKKFDYKSLIITDDTIVYQEIKAQNIIFCDGPLSGNSYFDWVPTAPVKGEILHIKTEKALPEDVIFNRGVFVVKNTHQDYYRVGATYEWKNLTYEPTSKARNQLTEKLDDLLNVKYEIIDQVAGIRPSTKDRRPLIGNHPAHKNVFIFNGLGTKGVSLAPYFANEFVESIINSKKLNDEVNIKRYYPLYSS; this is translated from the coding sequence ATGAAAGTTGATTACATTATAGTGGGTCACGGAATTGCTTCAGTTTCTGTAGTAGAGCATTTAAAGCTTCATAGAAAGTCGTTTGTTGTTATTTCAGAAAACAATCCTAATTCTAGTTCAAAAGTTGCAGCAGGTTTATACAACCCGATTACCGGAAGAAAAATGAAAAAAACCTGGTTAGCAGAACAGTTATTCCCCTATCTGGAAAGCTTTTATAGTAATTTAGAAAAATCATTAAATACTAAATTCTTATATGACAAAGCCATATATCGACCTTTTCTATCTTTAGAAGATCAGAACGATTGGATGGGTAGAGAAGATGATGCTACAGCATTTATAAAGCATACTTACACCAAATCTCATTTCACAAACTTTATTAAAGATCCATTTGGAGGCGTATTATTGAAGCATAGTGGCTTTTTAGATGTGAAATCTATGCTTGAAGCTCATCAGCAGTATTTAACTTCCATTAATGCCTTCATTGAAAAAAAGTTTGACTACAAAAGCCTGATTATAACTGATGATACTATTGTATATCAAGAAATTAAAGCTCAAAATATAATTTTTTGCGATGGACCCCTAAGCGGAAATTCGTATTTTGATTGGGTTCCTACTGCACCAGTGAAAGGCGAGATTTTACATATTAAAACTGAAAAAGCTTTACCGGAAGATGTAATTTTTAATAGAGGAGTTTTTGTAGTAAAAAATACTCATCAAGACTATTACAGAGTGGGTGCTACTTATGAATGGAAAAATCTTACATATGAACCTACTTCAAAAGCTAGAAATCAGCTTACAGAAAAATTAGATGACCTACTAAATGTAAAATATGAGATTATAGATCAAGTAGCAGGAATTAGACCTTCAACAAAAGATAGGAGACCTTTAATTGGAAACCATCCTGCTCATAAGAACGTTTTTATATTCAATGGATTAGGTACTAAAGGTGTATCATTAGCCCCATATTTTGCTAATGAGTTTGTGGAATCAATAATTAATTCAAAAAAATTAAATGATGAAGTAAACATTAAACGTTATTATCCATTATATTCAAGTTAG
- a CDS encoding DUF6702 family protein yields MIYSNFIIGFLWVLSGVVHPFYVSISDLVYKEETKSVQIMHKVFVDDFEQTLNKHYNVNLDILAMKNTAEIDEMLEDYYSKRFSVEIDGKLQEITYIGSELEENVLWIYQEIYKVRKPNRFKITNTVLFDEFDTQSNLVHTEVGGEIKTVRLVDGDETQEVEFDYY; encoded by the coding sequence ATGATATATAGCAATTTTATAATCGGTTTTTTATGGGTGCTTAGCGGAGTTGTTCATCCCTTTTATGTTTCCATTTCTGATTTGGTCTATAAAGAAGAGACCAAATCTGTTCAAATCATGCATAAAGTATTTGTAGATGACTTCGAACAGACTTTGAACAAGCATTATAATGTAAATCTCGATATTCTGGCTATGAAGAATACGGCTGAAATTGATGAGATGTTAGAAGATTATTATTCAAAAAGATTTTCCGTTGAGATAGATGGGAAACTACAAGAGATCACTTATATCGGTAGTGAACTAGAAGAAAATGTTCTTTGGATTTATCAAGAGATTTACAAAGTGCGAAAACCGAATAGATTTAAAATTACAAATACTGTATTATTTGATGAATTTGATACGCAATCGAATTTAGTCCATACAGAAGTGGGAGGAGAGATCAAAACAGTTAGGCTGGTTGATGGGGATGAAACCCAGGAGGTAGAATTTGATTATTACTAA
- a CDS encoding HupE/UreJ family protein encodes MSTFKAYFLEGFHHILDVNGYDHILFVLALSAIYLMKDWRKVLILITAFTIGHSITLALSTLNIVAIKAELIEFLIPVTIFITAFANLFKKERSLKSSSSMQLNYIFALLFGLIHGLGFSNYLKAILGKNSSIVMELLAFNIGLEIGQIIVVLSFLLISFIFIDILGTKRRDWVLIISSAIGGIAITIMMETKFW; translated from the coding sequence ATGTCTACTTTTAAAGCCTACTTTCTTGAAGGATTTCATCATATCTTAGATGTTAACGGATATGATCACATTTTATTTGTTTTGGCCTTATCAGCTATTTACTTAATGAAAGATTGGCGCAAAGTACTAATCTTGATTACAGCTTTTACTATTGGTCATTCCATTACACTAGCTTTGTCAACCTTAAATATTGTAGCCATAAAAGCTGAATTAATAGAGTTTTTAATTCCAGTTACAATATTTATTACCGCATTTGCTAATCTTTTTAAGAAAGAGAGAAGCCTGAAATCATCAAGCAGTATGCAATTGAATTATATCTTTGCATTGTTGTTTGGGCTGATTCATGGCTTAGGGTTTAGTAATTACTTAAAAGCCATACTAGGTAAAAACAGTTCTATTGTAATGGAGTTATTAGCTTTTAACATAGGACTTGAAATCGGTCAAATTATAGTAGTACTTAGTTTCTTACTTATATCTTTTATCTTTATAGACATATTAGGAACAAAAAGAAGAGATTGGGTACTCATCATATCAAGTGCTATTGGTGGAATAGCCATTACAATCATGATGGAAACGAAATTTTGGTAA
- a CDS encoding YicC/YloC family endoribonuclease: MIKSMTGFGNAEAQNENISVEVEIKTLNSKFLDLSLKLPKTLNAQEIEIRNVINQKLIRGKAAVSIKISTKNKQLALPNIDQELFTAYYEKLSDLEETNGRKFNDLMKMTLEAPEIMKFEDENLSEEDLKLINDTLNNAIDSCNDFRKSEGQKVGSILGSYVDTIAEKLENAKKIEPQRLEKIRTRLQNNIKELTQSVDYDQDRLEQELIYYSEKLDVHEEMERLAIHLKYFSDTLNSKAESHGKKLGFISQEIGREINTLGSKANDSDLQEQVIQMKEELEKIKEQSLNVL; this comes from the coding sequence ATGATCAAATCAATGACTGGCTTTGGTAATGCTGAAGCACAAAACGAGAATATTTCTGTTGAAGTAGAAATTAAAACACTCAATTCTAAATTTTTAGATTTATCATTAAAACTCCCTAAAACTCTTAATGCACAAGAGATTGAAATTCGCAATGTTATCAATCAGAAATTAATTAGAGGAAAAGCTGCTGTCAGCATAAAAATCAGCACTAAGAATAAACAATTAGCATTACCTAACATTGATCAAGAATTATTCACGGCTTACTATGAAAAGCTTTCAGATCTTGAGGAGACTAATGGAAGAAAGTTTAATGATCTTATGAAGATGACCTTAGAGGCTCCAGAAATCATGAAGTTTGAAGATGAGAACCTTTCTGAAGAAGATTTAAAATTAATAAATGATACGCTAAATAATGCTATAGATAGCTGTAATGATTTTCGTAAATCAGAAGGTCAAAAAGTAGGTTCTATTCTAGGAAGTTATGTGGATACCATAGCGGAAAAATTAGAAAATGCTAAAAAGATTGAACCTCAAAGGTTAGAGAAAATCCGAACTAGGCTACAAAACAATATTAAGGAACTTACCCAGTCAGTTGATTATGATCAAGATAGACTGGAACAAGAACTTATTTATTACTCAGAAAAATTAGATGTTCATGAGGAAATGGAGAGATTAGCTATTCACTTAAAGTATTTCTCTGATACACTTAACAGTAAAGCGGAATCTCATGGCAAAAAACTAGGGTTTATCAGTCAGGAAATAGGTCGTGAAATCAATACTCTGGGATCAAAAGCAAATGATTCAGACTTACAAGAGCAAGTGATTCAGATGAAGGAAGAGCTTGAAAAAATTAAAGAACAATCTTTAAATGTTTTATAA